From a single Candidatus Krumholzibacteriota bacterium genomic region:
- the murF gene encoding UDP-N-acetylmuramoyl-tripeptide--D-alanyl-D-alanine ligase, protein MDIKTDLEWISSSLGKTGPQDGLFSRIIVEGVAIDSRKECDGKLFVAITGEKTDGHLYVSEAVSKGARALLVESGREERIRNENPGIPVLDFPDTIAALATLARKWCEKTEPGVLGITGSAGKTGMKELAASALSAGYAVHATEGNLNNHIGVPLTILAMPEDARLLVVEMGASRKGDIKHLTSIVRPRVGIITNIGYGHLEHFGSLKGVASAKAELIQALDSDGTAVLPADDEFLEFLRKKTDAAVLTFGFNEGADYRVEDIEKKETPGYRFTIAGSAMETYMYGKHHLVNAAAVVAAASVFGVSPSSVAGAISHQEGVAGRGTVFDIGGIIFVDDSYNSNPTSLRIAIEAFMEMPVSGKRWFVLGDMLELGESSRDLHIEMGELCGKAGVDGLLTLGNFTVELSRAAAIQRKAPENISHFIDTGKLATYLDSFLNEGDCVLVKGSRGMHMEKVIEEMERRKETEKRSVG, encoded by the coding sequence ATGGATATCAAAACTGATCTCGAATGGATAAGCAGTTCGCTGGGCAAAACGGGTCCTCAGGATGGACTCTTTTCCCGGATCATCGTCGAGGGCGTCGCGATCGATTCAAGAAAGGAATGCGATGGCAAGCTCTTTGTCGCGATAACCGGCGAGAAGACCGATGGACATCTCTACGTCAGCGAGGCGGTATCGAAGGGAGCTCGCGCGTTGCTGGTCGAAAGCGGAAGGGAAGAGAGGATAAGGAATGAGAATCCCGGTATTCCGGTCCTTGATTTTCCCGATACTATTGCCGCTTTGGCGACGCTGGCGCGTAAATGGTGTGAAAAAACCGAGCCTGGTGTACTCGGTATCACAGGTAGTGCCGGAAAGACCGGAATGAAGGAACTTGCCGCTTCAGCCCTCTCCGCCGGGTATGCAGTTCACGCGACCGAGGGGAATCTTAACAACCATATCGGAGTTCCTCTTACGATTCTGGCAATGCCTGAAGATGCCCGGCTGCTGGTCGTCGAAATGGGAGCGAGCAGAAAAGGTGACATAAAGCATCTTACTTCGATCGTCCGGCCACGGGTCGGCATCATAACCAATATAGGATATGGACATCTTGAGCATTTCGGTTCGCTCAAGGGTGTCGCCTCGGCGAAAGCCGAACTGATCCAGGCTCTTGACAGCGACGGGACAGCTGTATTGCCAGCCGATGATGAATTCCTGGAGTTTCTCCGGAAAAAGACAGACGCGGCAGTACTGACTTTCGGCTTTAACGAGGGAGCTGACTATCGCGTGGAAGATATTGAAAAGAAGGAAACGCCGGGATACCGGTTCACAATCGCCGGCTCGGCGATGGAGACATACATGTACGGGAAGCATCATCTCGTCAATGCTGCCGCGGTCGTTGCGGCGGCCTCGGTATTCGGGGTCTCTCCTTCAAGTGTCGCCGGGGCCATTTCCCATCAGGAGGGGGTCGCCGGAAGAGGGACTGTCTTCGATATAGGCGGGATCATTTTTGTCGACGACTCCTATAATTCAAATCCGACATCACTGAGAATAGCGATAGAGGCTTTCATGGAGATGCCGGTCAGTGGAAAAAGATGGTTCGTACTCGGGGATATGCTTGAACTGGGAGAATCGAGCCGGGACCTTCATATAGAGATGGGTGAGTTGTGCGGAAAGGCAGGAGTGGACGGATTGCTCACTCTCGGTAATTTTACCGTCGAATTGAGCAGAGCGGCGGCCATCCAGAGGAAAGCCCCTGAAAATATCAGCCACTTCATAGATACCGGGAAACTGGCGACATATCTCGATTCATTTCTCAACGAAGGCGACTGCGTCCTTGTCAAGGGATCAAGGGGAATGCATATGGAGAAGGTAATCGAGGAGATGGAAAGAAGGAAAGAGACTGAAAAAAGGAGTGTTGGCTGA
- a CDS encoding phospho-N-acetylmuramoyl-pentapeptide-transferase, which translates to MLYHLLYPLKEYFFAFNVFRYITFRAAYATVTALLICFIIGPKMIRWLEKFQIGQRIRDEVPERHIQKEGTPTMGGVLMIAAIIIPTLLWANLANPYIQLVTVVTIWTGLIGFVDDYLSVVKKRDKGLVGRYKLLGQLLFGAALGIYLLLNPLVSEGITRTAVPFFKDLYIDWGFFYIPLVMIVITGTSNAVNLTDGLDGLATGVAAFCFLAFALLAYLSGNMVFSEYLNITYQEGAGELTIYCMSVVGAALGFLWFNTHPAQIFMGDTGSLALGGALGTVAVLLKSELLLIIFGGVFVAEAVSVICQVASFRLTGKRIFRMAPLHHHFELKGWTEGQVVVRFWIISALLLLLGMSTLKLR; encoded by the coding sequence ATGTTGTACCATCTTCTCTATCCCTTGAAAGAATATTTTTTCGCGTTCAACGTTTTCCGATACATCACGTTCAGAGCCGCTTATGCCACAGTCACCGCTTTGCTGATCTGTTTCATAATCGGTCCGAAAATGATCCGTTGGCTGGAAAAATTCCAGATCGGACAGAGGATAAGGGACGAGGTGCCGGAGAGGCATATTCAAAAAGAAGGGACTCCGACGATGGGCGGAGTCCTGATGATAGCGGCGATCATAATCCCGACCCTTCTCTGGGCGAACCTTGCGAATCCATATATACAACTGGTCACGGTAGTCACTATCTGGACGGGACTGATAGGATTCGTCGATGACTATCTCAGCGTCGTGAAAAAGCGCGACAAGGGACTGGTCGGAAGGTACAAACTCCTCGGCCAGCTACTATTCGGAGCGGCTCTCGGGATCTATCTGCTTCTCAATCCACTTGTAAGTGAAGGGATCACCCGAACGGCGGTACCTTTTTTCAAGGATCTTTATATTGACTGGGGTTTCTTCTACATCCCACTCGTAATGATCGTCATCACGGGTACCTCCAACGCGGTGAACCTGACCGATGGTCTCGACGGGCTGGCGACGGGAGTGGCGGCTTTCTGTTTTCTCGCATTCGCCCTTCTTGCCTATTTAAGCGGTAATATGGTCTTTTCAGAATACCTCAATATAACTTACCAGGAAGGCGCGGGAGAACTGACGATCTATTGCATGTCAGTTGTCGGAGCAGCGCTCGGCTTTCTCTGGTTCAACACGCATCCGGCGCAGATATTCATGGGCGACACGGGGTCGCTCGCGTTGGGTGGAGCCCTCGGTACTGTCGCGGTATTGCTGAAAAGCGAACTTCTTCTGATCATTTTCGGTGGCGTATTTGTCGCTGAAGCCGTTTCCGTCATATGCCAGGTCGCTTCATTCCGCCTGACGGGAAAACGGATATTCAGGATGGCCCCCCTTCATCATCATTTTGAACTGAAAGGGTGGACAGAAGGGCAGGTAGTCGTCCGGTTCTGGATAATATCAGCGCTTCTTCTGCTTCTTGGTATGAGTACGTTGAAGCTTCGTTGA
- the murD gene encoding UDP-N-acetylmuramoyl-L-alanine--D-glutamate ligase has protein sequence MNRGTRKKVLVLGLARSGQAALRLLACEGLEVRGADDDRSANIPGDLGEIEVFTGDLGPEILDGVGEIVISPGINLDHPVIREASGMNIPFIGELELASRYARAPVIAVTGTNGKSTTVAMIGEILQDDGRDVIVAGNTGTPFSSVATKLGPDGIYVIEASSFQLETIRAFHAVSAGILNLTPDHLDRYESLEDYYEIKNRIIENSGPEDLFFYNADDQRCSSIAGDFRGRTAPFSASKACSGGVFLDGTHLIRSIHGEMEEIVIEKKEIGVIGRHNLENAMAAVAALQGLGVARESCEKALRNFRGLRHRMEKIAEIGGVAYYNDSKATNVEAAVKSLSGLSGKVVLIAGGYDKGSDYSIFREVLPSIRSIITIGKAAPLIEDALKGMIEIERAGSMMDAVRKGSEKALEGDMVVLSPACASFDMFRDFEERGDVFRDCVLKLGGQEGD, from the coding sequence ATGAATCGCGGAACAAGAAAAAAGGTACTTGTGCTAGGGTTGGCAAGAAGCGGGCAGGCCGCTTTGCGTCTGCTCGCCTGCGAAGGTCTTGAGGTCAGGGGTGCCGATGATGACAGGTCGGCGAATATTCCCGGAGACCTCGGAGAGATCGAGGTCTTTACCGGAGATCTCGGGCCGGAAATCCTCGACGGTGTGGGCGAGATAGTTATAAGTCCGGGAATAAACCTCGATCATCCAGTCATCAGGGAAGCTTCCGGGATGAATATCCCTTTCATCGGAGAACTCGAGCTTGCCTCAAGGTACGCCAGAGCGCCGGTAATCGCCGTGACAGGCACTAACGGAAAGTCCACCACCGTAGCGATGATTGGAGAGATCCTCCAGGATGATGGCCGCGATGTCATAGTCGCCGGAAATACGGGGACTCCGTTCAGTTCTGTGGCGACCAAGCTCGGTCCGGACGGTATTTATGTTATCGAAGCAAGCAGTTTTCAACTGGAGACTATCAGGGCATTTCATGCCGTCTCGGCAGGTATTCTTAATCTGACCCCCGATCATCTCGATAGATATGAGAGTCTTGAAGATTATTATGAAATAAAAAACCGGATTATCGAAAACAGCGGTCCGGAAGACCTGTTTTTTTATAACGCTGATGATCAGCGCTGTTCTTCAATAGCCGGCGATTTTAGAGGCAGGACAGCGCCTTTTTCAGCGAGCAAGGCATGCAGCGGAGGAGTATTCCTCGACGGGACGCATCTGATCCGCTCGATCCACGGAGAGATGGAAGAGATCGTGATCGAGAAGAAAGAGATCGGAGTCATAGGCAGGCACAACCTTGAGAACGCCATGGCGGCGGTAGCAGCACTACAGGGTCTCGGCGTCGCCAGGGAGTCGTGCGAAAAAGCCCTGCGGAATTTCAGGGGATTAAGGCACAGGATGGAAAAGATCGCCGAGATCGGCGGTGTCGCGTATTACAACGATTCAAAGGCAACAAATGTCGAAGCAGCTGTAAAATCGCTTTCGGGGCTTTCAGGTAAAGTCGTTTTGATAGCCGGTGGTTACGACAAGGGAAGCGATTATTCGATCTTCAGGGAGGTCCTCCCATCGATCAGATCGATCATTACGATAGGAAAGGCCGCTCCCCTGATAGAAGATGCGCTGAAGGGAATGATTGAGATTGAGCGGGCCGGATCAATGATGGATGCGGTAAGAAAAGGATCTGAAAAGGCTCTTGAAGGGGACATGGTGGTCCTTTCTCCCGCCTGCGCCAGTTTCGACATGTTCAGGGACTTTGAGGAACGTGGAGATGTGTTCAGGGATTGCGTCCTTAAGCTTGGGGGCCAGGAGGGTGACTAA
- the ftsW gene encoding putative lipid II flippase FtsW, with the protein MTKKSKYDLTLFCVTLLLVSLGLIMVFSASNVIGREKFKSSFFFMQNHMIRVAIGLCCFFIFTRIPVRIYRKSSVWILVTGIILLAALFVFGRNVRGCNRWLPLFSFMLQPVEVAKFALIIYIASTITESRKKIKRLKDGFLPLMGVVLLIALLVGLQPNLSNSILIIMLSFVLIFIGGCRLVHLLSFGAGLIAVAVPVLYSFDHVRERVSVLFNSGVDAQGAGYHINQSLIALGSGFIFGAGPGNGHQKFNYLPDAHTDFIYSIIGEELGIVGTATVLILFFVIFRRAVRIAKRANNDFGYLLSIGIGLMIFSTALINISMTLGLIPVAGLPLPFVSYGGSSLVTSLSAMGILLSISSSGRDQQGATKRIASAARSRIYARKVAQEETR; encoded by the coding sequence GTGACTAAAAAATCGAAATATGACCTGACTCTTTTCTGTGTGACGCTTCTTCTCGTCTCTCTGGGCCTTATTATGGTCTTTTCAGCCAGCAACGTTATCGGCAGGGAAAAATTCAAGTCGTCGTTTTTCTTTATGCAGAACCATATGATAAGGGTCGCTATAGGACTCTGCTGTTTTTTCATCTTCACCAGGATACCGGTGAGAATATACCGGAAGTCATCTGTCTGGATACTTGTCACCGGGATTATTCTTCTGGCGGCGTTGTTTGTTTTTGGCAGGAACGTCAGGGGCTGCAACCGGTGGCTGCCTCTTTTCTCCTTCATGCTCCAACCGGTAGAGGTCGCGAAATTCGCTCTCATCATATATATAGCTTCAACGATAACGGAAAGCCGGAAAAAGATCAAAAGGCTGAAAGACGGTTTTCTTCCGCTGATGGGAGTCGTTCTGTTGATCGCTCTCCTTGTGGGGTTACAGCCGAATCTCAGCAACTCGATCCTCATCATCATGCTTTCGTTCGTTCTGATCTTTATCGGCGGATGCAGGCTTGTCCATCTTCTCTCCTTTGGCGCCGGGCTGATAGCGGTAGCAGTGCCCGTTCTGTACAGTTTTGATCATGTCCGCGAGAGAGTCTCCGTTCTCTTCAACAGCGGAGTGGACGCTCAGGGAGCCGGATATCATATCAACCAGTCACTGATCGCCCTCGGATCGGGGTTCATTTTCGGGGCGGGTCCCGGTAATGGACATCAGAAATTCAATTATCTGCCAGATGCCCATACGGATTTCATCTATTCGATAATCGGCGAAGAACTGGGGATAGTCGGAACAGCCACGGTCCTTATCCTGTTTTTCGTGATCTTCAGAAGAGCGGTAAGGATCGCGAAGCGGGCGAATAATGATTTCGGATATCTTTTGTCGATAGGGATCGGACTGATGATCTTCTCGACAGCGCTTATAAATATTTCCATGACGCTCGGATTGATCCCCGTGGCGGGGTTGCCACTTCCATTCGTGAGCTACGGAGGATCGTCTCTTGTCACTTCCCTGTCGGCGATGGGGATCCTGCTGAGTATCTCCTCTTCCGGAAGGGATCAACAGGGAGCGACAAAGAGGATCGCTTCCGCGGCCCGGTCAAGAATCTACGCGAGAAAGGTCGCCCAAGAGGAGACGCGATGA
- the murG gene encoding undecaprenyldiphospho-muramoylpentapeptide beta-N-acetylglucosaminyltransferase, translating to MRVVFAGGGTGGHVYPALAVADRLAELDPRFEALFIGTRSGLESKIVPENGYRIEFISSRGVRGKGITGKIINMASLGMGVFQSSLLLRRFDPDLVFGSGGYASAAVVFAAWLQRRRIVLQEQNSVPGMANRFLSPCADRIYLGFEKAASYLKKKRGVVFTGNPIRKSINESAGDPASVFGLNGDLPVLLVFGGSQGASTLNKAAVEYLLANEGIQGIIQTGKRDFDEVKERLEPAGNRVHVSEYISRISDAYGAADIALARSGALSVSELIAVRLPAVLVPYPWSVDDHQLYNASAVVEKGGAVMIPDSELDGKSLDVAISGILQTGGRIEKMKEVLGGISRIDSTGFIAGDIIEMIGLPGRHSEGENREEGK from the coding sequence ATGAGAGTGGTATTCGCCGGCGGTGGAACAGGCGGACATGTCTATCCAGCACTTGCGGTCGCCGACAGGCTCGCCGAGTTGGATCCCCGGTTCGAAGCGCTCTTCATCGGGACAAGATCAGGCCTCGAATCGAAAATTGTACCTGAAAACGGATACAGGATCGAGTTTATCAGTTCACGAGGAGTGAGGGGGAAGGGAATAACGGGAAAGATAATAAATATGGCGAGTCTCGGGATGGGAGTATTCCAGTCTTCTCTGCTGCTGAGAAGATTCGATCCGGACCTGGTCTTCGGTTCAGGAGGATACGCAAGTGCCGCTGTCGTATTCGCGGCGTGGCTCCAGAGGCGCAGGATAGTGCTCCAGGAGCAGAATTCCGTTCCCGGCATGGCCAATCGTTTTCTTTCTCCTTGCGCGGACAGGATATATCTCGGGTTTGAGAAGGCCGCGTCATATCTGAAAAAGAAAAGAGGAGTAGTATTCACCGGTAACCCGATCCGAAAAAGTATCAACGAGAGTGCTGGCGATCCGGCATCTGTCTTCGGATTGAACGGCGATCTGCCTGTCCTGCTGGTATTCGGGGGTAGCCAGGGAGCCAGCACTCTTAACAAAGCGGCTGTTGAATACCTGCTGGCAAATGAGGGTATCCAAGGGATCATTCAGACGGGGAAACGGGATTTTGATGAAGTAAAAGAGAGACTCGAGCCCGCGGGGAACAGGGTTCATGTCTCTGAATATATATCAAGGATATCAGACGCGTACGGGGCCGCCGATATAGCGCTGGCAAGATCGGGCGCGCTGAGTGTATCGGAACTTATAGCAGTGAGGCTTCCCGCCGTCCTCGTACCATACCCGTGGTCGGTGGACGATCACCAATTATATAACGCCAGCGCTGTCGTCGAGAAAGGCGGCGCGGTCATGATCCCTGATTCTGAACTTGACGGGAAGAGCCTCGATGTGGCGATATCCGGGATCCTTCAGACCGGGGGCAGGATCGAAAAGATGAAAGAGGTCCTTGGAGGGATATCCAGGATCGATTCGACCGGATTTATCGCGGGCGATATTATTGAAATGATAGGGCTGCCGGGACGCCATTCGGAAGGCGAAAACCGGGAAGAAGGTAAATAG
- a CDS encoding UDP-N-acetylmuramate--L-alanine ligase, whose protein sequence is MLGSARHIHFVGIGGIGMSGIAEVLLNLDFIVSGSDLQLSQVTDHLESVGATIYEGHSGENIKDADIVVVSSAVPSGNPEIVAAKENQIPLIPRSDMLGELMKIRTGIAIAGAHGKTTTTSLAAVVLQEAGLDPTVVVGGKLKSLNTNAKLGTGDFLVAEVDESDGNFVRLSPAIALITNIDAEHLDFYGSLDRICDAFVSFARQVPFIGTVICCIDDPQIRGILPRIDRTIITYGFGSDADIRGEILDYQSDGTRFRVFTGDVETGEIFIKLPGSHNVLNALGVVALAHVLDIDFRHMKKALSGFKGVGRRFETKGTAAGVLVIDDYGHHPTEVKAAVETARRSFDRRVVVVFQPHRFTRTRDLHNRFEGVFQAADEVFVTSVYPAGEHPIPGVEGELVYRSALKGGVKKITYYPEWDDLRKAVFESMGEGDLLLTLGAGDIFRLGEEFLREKEEN, encoded by the coding sequence ATGCTCGGGTCAGCGAGACATATTCATTTTGTGGGAATCGGTGGAATCGGTATGAGCGGGATCGCCGAAGTCCTTCTTAATCTTGATTTCATCGTCAGCGGCTCCGATCTCCAGCTGTCCCAGGTGACCGATCATCTTGAATCGGTCGGAGCGACGATCTATGAAGGACACTCAGGCGAGAATATAAAGGATGCCGACATCGTAGTAGTGTCTTCGGCAGTGCCATCGGGCAATCCGGAGATCGTAGCGGCGAAAGAGAACCAGATACCTCTGATACCCCGTTCCGATATGCTTGGTGAACTGATGAAGATCAGGACGGGGATAGCTATTGCCGGTGCCCATGGCAAGACCACGACGACGTCCCTCGCCGCGGTCGTTCTTCAGGAAGCGGGTCTCGATCCGACTGTAGTGGTGGGCGGAAAGTTGAAAAGCCTTAATACTAACGCCAAACTCGGAACAGGGGATTTCCTTGTCGCCGAAGTCGATGAAAGTGACGGGAATTTTGTCCGGCTCTCACCGGCGATAGCTCTCATTACCAATATTGACGCTGAACATCTCGATTTCTATGGAAGCCTCGACAGAATATGCGATGCATTCGTAAGTTTTGCCAGGCAGGTGCCTTTCATAGGCACGGTGATCTGTTGTATAGATGATCCCCAGATCAGGGGGATCCTTCCACGGATCGACAGGACGATCATTACGTACGGGTTCGGAAGCGATGCCGACATCAGGGGTGAGATACTGGATTATCAATCTGATGGAACGAGATTCAGGGTCTTTACGGGAGATGTCGAGACGGGAGAGATATTCATAAAGTTGCCTGGGAGTCACAATGTTCTCAATGCCCTCGGGGTCGTCGCGCTCGCCCATGTCCTCGATATAGATTTCAGGCACATGAAAAAGGCTCTTTCCGGATTCAAGGGTGTAGGAAGGCGTTTTGAAACGAAAGGGACGGCGGCCGGAGTACTCGTGATCGATGATTACGGTCACCATCCGACTGAAGTGAAAGCGGCAGTAGAAACAGCGCGCAGAAGTTTTGACAGGAGAGTGGTAGTAGTTTTTCAACCTCATAGATTCACAAGGACAAGGGATCTTCATAATCGTTTTGAAGGTGTGTTTCAGGCGGCGGACGAGGTTTTTGTCACATCTGTATATCCCGCGGGAGAACATCCCATACCGGGAGTGGAAGGGGAACTTGTCTACAGGAGCGCGCTTAAGGGCGGCGTAAAAAAGATCACCTATTACCCTGAATGGGATGACCTCAGGAAAGCGGTATTCGAATCGATGGGGGAAGGAGATCTTCTCCTCACTCTTGGCGCGGGGGATATTTTCAGACTAGGCGAGGAATTTTTAAGAGAAAAGGAAGAGAATTGA